From one Brachypodium distachyon strain Bd21 chromosome 4, Brachypodium_distachyon_v3.0, whole genome shotgun sequence genomic stretch:
- the LOC100834661 gene encoding exosome complex component csl4 → MAATAMEHDGGVEVVTPGELLGTSSSFVAGHGAYADGRSVRASVTGHRRIVPPSPDSPDKRSTVEVVGHKAHGAVPQPGSVVIARVTKVMARVASADIMCVDSKAVKEKFTGMIRQQDVRATEIDKVDMYQSYRPGDIVRALVLSLGDARAYYLSTAKNELGVVSAQSIAGGMLVPTSWTEMQCELTGQIEQRKVAKVE, encoded by the exons ATGGCAGCCACGGCGATGGAgcacgacggcggcgtcgaggtgGTCACTCCGGGGGAGCTCCTCGGGACCTCCTCGTCCTTCGTAGCCGGGCACGGAGCCTACGCCGACGGCCGCTCCGTGCGCGCTTCGGTCACAGGACACCGCCGCATCGTGCCTCCCTCTCCCGACTCTCCCGACAAG aGGTCCACGGTGGAGGTGGTCGGGCACAAGGCCCATGGAGCTGTGCCGCAGCCGGGCAGCGTCGTTATTGCCCGT GTGACGAAGGTTATGGCTAGGGTGGCTTCTGCAGATATAATGTGTGTTGACTCAAAGGCTGTCAAGGAAAAGTTCACTGGCATGATAAG GCAGCAAGATGTTCGTGCAACTGAGATTGATAAGGTGGATATGTACCAGTCATATCGACCTGGCGACATTGTTAGAGCTCTGGTT CTCTCTCTTGGCGATGCAAGGGCATACTACCTTTCAACTGCCAAGAATGAACTCGGAGTTGTTTCTGCCCAAAGTATAGCTG GCGGTATGCTGGTCCCAACCAGTTGGACTGAGATGCAATGCGAATTGACTGGCCAAATTGAGCAAAGAAAAGTTGCAAAAGTGGAATAG
- the LOC100834968 gene encoding carboxyl-terminal-processing peptidase 2, chloroplastic isoform X3 translates to MSAAPGGPAEKAGILSGDVILAIDNRTAEDMDIYDAADRLQGPEGSSVDLTIRSGADTRHVVLKRERYTLNPVRSRMCEIPGSTDSSKIGYIKLTTFNQNAAGSVKEAIKKLRENNVKAFVLDLRNNSGGLFPEGIEIAKIWMDKGVIVYICDSRGVRDIYEADGASTIAASEPLVVLVNKGTASASEILAGALKDNKRAVVYGEPTYGKGKIQSVFALSDGSGLAVTVARYETPAHTDIDKVGVIPDRPLPASFPTDEDGFCSCLKDSASPCNLNAARLFARS, encoded by the exons ATGTCAGCGGCCCCAGGGGGTCCTGCAGAAAAGGCTGGCATTCTATCTGGAGACGTTATTTTGGCAATCGACAACAGAACCGCAGAAGACATGGACATATATGACGCAGCAGATCGCTTACA GGGTCCTGAAGGAAGCTCAGTAGATTTGACTATTCGCAGTGGAGCTGACACAAGACATGTTGTTTTGAA GAGAGAAAGATATACTTTAAACCCAGTAAGGTCAAGGATGTGTGAGATTCCAGGTTCAACGGACAGCTCAAAGATCGGTTACATCAAACTAACGACATTTAACCAAAATGCTGCAG GATCCGTTAAGGAAGCCATTAAGAAATTAAGGGAGAACAATGTAAAGGCCTTTGTATTGGATTTGCGAAATAACAG CGGTGGCCTATTTCCTGAGGGAATTGAAATTGCGAAGATTTG GATGGACAAGGGTGTCATTGTATACATATGTGATAGCCGTGGCGTCCGTGACATTTATGAGGCGGATGGAGCTAGCACAATAGCTGCATCGGAACCTTTAGTTGTCCTG GTAAACAAAGGAACTGCAAGTGCGAGTGAGATACTTGCCGGAGCACTGAAAGACAACAAGAGGGCAGTCGTATATGGGGAACCGACATATGGAAAAGG GAAGATCCAGTCGGTGTTCGCGCTGTCTGATGGCTCAGGGTTAGCTGTAACAGTGGCACGCTATGAAACCCCTGCACATACGGATATCGATAAG GTCGGCGTGATTCCAGATCGTCCATTGCCGGCATCGTTCCCAACCGACGAAGACGGCTTCTGCAGCTGCCTCAAGGATTCGGCTTCTCCTTGCAATCTTAACGCCGCGCGGCTGTTTGCGAGATCATGA
- the LOC100834968 gene encoding carboxyl-terminal-processing peptidase 2, chloroplastic isoform X4: MTQQIAYSKSLALMNNTIWSKGCISERMFLYHGSKGPEGSSVDLTIRSGADTRHVVLKRERYTLNPVRSRMCEIPGSTDSSKIGYIKLTTFNQNAAGSVKEAIKKLRENNVKAFVLDLRNNSGGLFPEGIEIAKIWMDKGVIVYICDSRGVRDIYEADGASTIAASEPLVVLVNKGTASASEILAGALKDNKRAVVYGEPTYGKGKIQSVFALSDGSGLAVTVARYETPAHTDIDKVGVIPDRPLPASFPTDEDGFCSCLKDSASPCNLNAARLFARS, encoded by the exons ATGACGCAGCAGATCGCTTACAGTAAGAGCCTGGCTCTTATGAATAATACTATATGGTCAAAAGGCTGTATTAGCGAAAGGATGTTCCTTTACCATGGTTCAAA GGGTCCTGAAGGAAGCTCAGTAGATTTGACTATTCGCAGTGGAGCTGACACAAGACATGTTGTTTTGAA GAGAGAAAGATATACTTTAAACCCAGTAAGGTCAAGGATGTGTGAGATTCCAGGTTCAACGGACAGCTCAAAGATCGGTTACATCAAACTAACGACATTTAACCAAAATGCTGCAG GATCCGTTAAGGAAGCCATTAAGAAATTAAGGGAGAACAATGTAAAGGCCTTTGTATTGGATTTGCGAAATAACAG CGGTGGCCTATTTCCTGAGGGAATTGAAATTGCGAAGATTTG GATGGACAAGGGTGTCATTGTATACATATGTGATAGCCGTGGCGTCCGTGACATTTATGAGGCGGATGGAGCTAGCACAATAGCTGCATCGGAACCTTTAGTTGTCCTG GTAAACAAAGGAACTGCAAGTGCGAGTGAGATACTTGCCGGAGCACTGAAAGACAACAAGAGGGCAGTCGTATATGGGGAACCGACATATGGAAAAGG GAAGATCCAGTCGGTGTTCGCGCTGTCTGATGGCTCAGGGTTAGCTGTAACAGTGGCACGCTATGAAACCCCTGCACATACGGATATCGATAAG GTCGGCGTGATTCCAGATCGTCCATTGCCGGCATCGTTCCCAACCGACGAAGACGGCTTCTGCAGCTGCCTCAAGGATTCGGCTTCTCCTTGCAATCTTAACGCCGCGCGGCTGTTTGCGAGATCATGA
- the LOC100834968 gene encoding carboxyl-terminal-processing peptidase 2, chloroplastic isoform X1: protein MLLPMRRPPAAPSRPIFRPQFSSLGLRWQHGQAMANRQGAEFEHRSRSVARVRGSTMARASPVTMDSVSVGFGRRVIVGMVLAMSLSAPTYYRAPPSSALTEENLLFLEAWRAVDRAYYDKSFNGQSWFRYRESALRGEPMNTREETYAAIKKMLSTLDDPFTRFLEPEKFKSLRSGTQGALTGVGLSIGYPLALNGSPAGLSVMSAAPGGPAEKAGILSGDVILAIDNRTAEDMDIYDAADRLQGPEGSSVDLTIRSGADTRHVVLKRERYTLNPVRSRMCEIPGSTDSSKIGYIKLTTFNQNAAGSVKEAIKKLRENNVKAFVLDLRNNSGGLFPEGIEIAKIWMDKGVIVYICDSRGVRDIYEADGASTIAASEPLVVLVNKGTASASEILAGALKDNKRAVVYGEPTYGKGKIQSVFALSDGSGLAVTVARYETPAHTDIDKVGVIPDRPLPASFPTDEDGFCSCLKDSASPCNLNAARLFARS, encoded by the exons ATGCTCCTTCCGATGCGCCGCCCTCCCGCCGCTCCTTCCCGGCCTATATTCCGCCCGCAATTTTCCTCCCTCGGACTCCGGTGGCAGCATGGTCAGGCGATGGCGAACCGGCAGGGGGCCGAATTCGAGCACCGATCCCGGTCGGTCGCCCGGGTTCGTGGATCAACGATGGCACGAGCAAGTCCGGTGACGATGGATTCCGTCTCCGTAGGTTTTGGCCGCCGCGTGATCGTGGGGATGGTGCTCGCCATGTCCCTGTCTGCGCCCACCTACTACAGAGCGCCTCCAT CATCTGCGCTCACGGAGGAAAACTTGCTTTTCCTGGAGGCTTGGCGAGCGGTTGATCGTGCCTACTACGACAAGTCGTTCAACGGGCAGAGTTGGTTTAGATACCGTGAAAGCGCCCTCCGCGGTGAACCGATGAACACGCGGGAAGAGACAT ATGCAGCAATAAAGAAAATGCTTTCAACCTTGGACGACCCATTCACTCGTTTCTTGGAACCCGAGAAATTCAAGAGTTTGCGG TCTGGCACGCAAGGTGCACTCACAGGTGTAGGTTTATCCATTGGCTACCCGTTGGCACTTAATGGATCACCTGCAGGGCTTTCTGTAATGTCAGCGGCCCCAGGGGGTCCTGCAGAAAAGGCTGGCATTCTATCTGGAGACGTTATTTTGGCAATCGACAACAGAACCGCAGAAGACATGGACATATATGACGCAGCAGATCGCTTACA GGGTCCTGAAGGAAGCTCAGTAGATTTGACTATTCGCAGTGGAGCTGACACAAGACATGTTGTTTTGAA GAGAGAAAGATATACTTTAAACCCAGTAAGGTCAAGGATGTGTGAGATTCCAGGTTCAACGGACAGCTCAAAGATCGGTTACATCAAACTAACGACATTTAACCAAAATGCTGCAG GATCCGTTAAGGAAGCCATTAAGAAATTAAGGGAGAACAATGTAAAGGCCTTTGTATTGGATTTGCGAAATAACAG CGGTGGCCTATTTCCTGAGGGAATTGAAATTGCGAAGATTTG GATGGACAAGGGTGTCATTGTATACATATGTGATAGCCGTGGCGTCCGTGACATTTATGAGGCGGATGGAGCTAGCACAATAGCTGCATCGGAACCTTTAGTTGTCCTG GTAAACAAAGGAACTGCAAGTGCGAGTGAGATACTTGCCGGAGCACTGAAAGACAACAAGAGGGCAGTCGTATATGGGGAACCGACATATGGAAAAGG GAAGATCCAGTCGGTGTTCGCGCTGTCTGATGGCTCAGGGTTAGCTGTAACAGTGGCACGCTATGAAACCCCTGCACATACGGATATCGATAAG GTCGGCGTGATTCCAGATCGTCCATTGCCGGCATCGTTCCCAACCGACGAAGACGGCTTCTGCAGCTGCCTCAAGGATTCGGCTTCTCCTTGCAATCTTAACGCCGCGCGGCTGTTTGCGAGATCATGA
- the LOC100834968 gene encoding carboxyl-terminal-processing peptidase 2, chloroplastic isoform X2: MLLPMRRPPAAPSRPIFRPQFSSLGLRWQHGQAMANRQGAEFEHRSRSVARVRGSTMARASPVTMDSVSVGFGRRVIVGMVLAMSLSAPTYYRAPPSSALTEENLLFLEAWRAVDRAYYDKSFNGQSWFRYRESALRGEPMNTREETYAAIKKMLSTLDDPFTRFLEPEKFKSLRSGTQGALTGVGLSIGYPLALNGSPAGLSVMSAAPGGPAEKAGILSGDVILAIDNRTAEDMDIYDAADRLQGPEGSSVDLTIRSGADTRHVVLKRERYTLNPVRSRMCEIPGSTDSSKIGYIKLTTFNQNAAGSVKEAIKKLRENNVKAFVLDLRNNSGGLFPEGIEIAKIWMDKGVIVYICDSRGVRDIYEADGASTIAASEPLVVLHHKKARVNL, translated from the exons ATGCTCCTTCCGATGCGCCGCCCTCCCGCCGCTCCTTCCCGGCCTATATTCCGCCCGCAATTTTCCTCCCTCGGACTCCGGTGGCAGCATGGTCAGGCGATGGCGAACCGGCAGGGGGCCGAATTCGAGCACCGATCCCGGTCGGTCGCCCGGGTTCGTGGATCAACGATGGCACGAGCAAGTCCGGTGACGATGGATTCCGTCTCCGTAGGTTTTGGCCGCCGCGTGATCGTGGGGATGGTGCTCGCCATGTCCCTGTCTGCGCCCACCTACTACAGAGCGCCTCCAT CATCTGCGCTCACGGAGGAAAACTTGCTTTTCCTGGAGGCTTGGCGAGCGGTTGATCGTGCCTACTACGACAAGTCGTTCAACGGGCAGAGTTGGTTTAGATACCGTGAAAGCGCCCTCCGCGGTGAACCGATGAACACGCGGGAAGAGACAT ATGCAGCAATAAAGAAAATGCTTTCAACCTTGGACGACCCATTCACTCGTTTCTTGGAACCCGAGAAATTCAAGAGTTTGCGG TCTGGCACGCAAGGTGCACTCACAGGTGTAGGTTTATCCATTGGCTACCCGTTGGCACTTAATGGATCACCTGCAGGGCTTTCTGTAATGTCAGCGGCCCCAGGGGGTCCTGCAGAAAAGGCTGGCATTCTATCTGGAGACGTTATTTTGGCAATCGACAACAGAACCGCAGAAGACATGGACATATATGACGCAGCAGATCGCTTACA GGGTCCTGAAGGAAGCTCAGTAGATTTGACTATTCGCAGTGGAGCTGACACAAGACATGTTGTTTTGAA GAGAGAAAGATATACTTTAAACCCAGTAAGGTCAAGGATGTGTGAGATTCCAGGTTCAACGGACAGCTCAAAGATCGGTTACATCAAACTAACGACATTTAACCAAAATGCTGCAG GATCCGTTAAGGAAGCCATTAAGAAATTAAGGGAGAACAATGTAAAGGCCTTTGTATTGGATTTGCGAAATAACAG CGGTGGCCTATTTCCTGAGGGAATTGAAATTGCGAAGATTTG GATGGACAAGGGTGTCATTGTATACATATGTGATAGCCGTGGCGTCCGTGACATTTATGAGGCGGATGGAGCTAGCACAATAGCTGCATCGGAACCTTTAGTTGTCCTG CATCACAAGAAGGCACGTGTGAACTTGTAA